One genomic region from Spirosoma sp. KCTC 42546 encodes:
- a CDS encoding response regulator transcription factor, producing MENIVIVEDDRRIAQTISRGLQEEGYSTEVVYEGHNGRQAALKAGVDLLILDLNLPGINGFEVCRSVRIAKPRLPIIILSALGEIEDKEEGLALGADDFLVKPFDFRELIARVKTCLRRSAIMGGTIIETEKVWQAANLTVNTVTKVVRRGEAIINLTAREFTLLEYLIRNQGRVLNKLDIAEQVWSSNYDSNSTVVEVYINYLRKKIDRDFTPKLIHTRLGLGYVLKEE from the coding sequence ATGGAGAACATAGTAATCGTTGAAGACGACCGACGCATTGCACAGACTATTAGCCGGGGTCTCCAGGAAGAAGGCTATTCCACCGAAGTCGTTTACGAAGGTCACAATGGCCGGCAGGCTGCTCTGAAGGCTGGTGTTGACTTACTGATTTTAGACCTTAATCTGCCGGGCATCAATGGTTTCGAGGTATGCCGAAGCGTACGAATCGCTAAACCCCGCTTACCGATTATTATACTGTCGGCGCTGGGCGAAATAGAGGATAAGGAAGAAGGACTGGCCTTAGGCGCCGATGATTTCCTGGTGAAGCCGTTTGATTTTCGGGAGCTGATTGCTCGTGTAAAGACCTGTTTACGGCGATCAGCCATTATGGGCGGCACAATCATCGAAACAGAAAAGGTGTGGCAGGCCGCCAATTTAACAGTGAACACGGTCACCAAAGTTGTTCGGCGGGGCGAAGCCATAATCAATCTCACTGCTCGTGAATTTACCCTGCTGGAGTACTTAATACGCAACCAGGGGCGGGTTCTGAATAAATTAGACATCGCGGAGCAGGTGTGGTCCAGCAACTACGATTCAAATTCTACAGTTGTAGAAGTCTATATTAATTACCTCCGCAAAAAGATAGACCGTGACTTTACCCCCAAACTGATTCATACCCGACTTGGGTTGGGATACGTACTAAAGGAGGAGTAA
- a CDS encoding TolC family protein, with product MRLLFSLFFLVVGFHSVLAQSVASQDSLLLTLQQADSLFVKNNVLLLAERFRVDASQAQILQASLYDNPTVTLEVSSYNNETRRVLDVGGQGQKTVAIQQLLYTAGKRNKRIALASEAAQLTQFELLDLLRGLRFDLRSRFYSIYFQQKTLARFDQQLATLQTTVAAYEVQYNRNNVSLRELLRLKALLFQLSNDRTAILFQLADDQRALRTLLSIDQPIKPVVADETLARYRLPTQTEDTLQQLAVRNRPDLKAIESLTRQAELNYNLQKALAVPDMRVGGTYDQAGSYIQNYVGLSVSADIPVFNRNQGAIRAARSQIQHQGQLQRQKAIQVGNEVATALQKVREVERRVQSVEQPFTDQFDQLNRGVVTSFQKGNITLLEFVDLIEAYNDSISQLNRLKADRVSAYEELNYLVGEDLFR from the coding sequence ATGCGGCTGCTTTTTTCACTGTTTTTTCTCGTAGTAGGTTTCCATTCTGTACTGGCGCAATCCGTTGCCAGCCAGGATTCCCTCCTGCTTACCCTTCAACAGGCCGACAGTCTGTTCGTAAAAAATAACGTACTTCTGTTAGCCGAACGATTTCGGGTCGACGCCAGTCAGGCGCAGATTTTACAAGCCAGCTTATATGATAACCCAACCGTAACGCTGGAGGTTAGTAGCTATAATAATGAAACCCGGCGGGTCCTGGATGTGGGTGGGCAAGGCCAGAAAACCGTTGCCATCCAGCAATTGCTGTACACGGCTGGCAAACGCAACAAACGAATCGCCTTAGCCTCAGAAGCTGCTCAACTGACTCAATTCGAATTATTGGATTTATTGAGGGGGCTTCGCTTTGACCTGCGCAGCCGCTTCTACTCCATTTATTTCCAGCAAAAAACACTGGCCCGATTTGATCAGCAACTGGCTACACTTCAAACCACTGTCGCGGCTTATGAAGTACAATATAACCGAAATAACGTATCGCTTCGTGAGTTGCTTCGGCTAAAAGCTCTGCTGTTTCAACTAAGCAATGACCGAACGGCTATACTGTTTCAACTGGCCGATGACCAACGTGCCTTACGAACGTTACTGTCAATTGATCAACCAATTAAACCAGTGGTGGCGGATGAAACGCTGGCGCGTTATCGTTTGCCCACCCAGACAGAAGACACACTCCAGCAACTGGCGGTTCGCAACCGTCCCGACCTGAAGGCCATAGAATCCCTCACCCGCCAGGCCGAACTGAATTACAATCTACAGAAAGCGTTAGCGGTGCCGGACATGCGCGTAGGCGGTACCTACGACCAGGCCGGAAGCTACATTCAGAATTACGTGGGTCTGTCCGTCTCAGCCGATATCCCTGTCTTCAACCGGAACCAGGGTGCTATTCGGGCGGCCCGCAGTCAGATTCAGCATCAGGGTCAGCTACAGCGGCAAAAAGCGATTCAGGTAGGCAATGAAGTGGCCACCGCCCTGCAAAAAGTACGGGAAGTGGAACGCCGGGTACAGTCTGTTGAACAGCCGTTTACCGACCAGTTCGACCAGTTGAACCGGGGTGTAGTTACCAGTTTTCAAAAGGGTAACATCACCCTCCTGGAGTTTGTCGATCTGATCGAAGCCTATAACGACAGCATCAGTCAACTCAATCGACTGAAAGCTGACCGCGTGAGCGCCTACGAGGAGCTCAATTACCTGGTTGGCGAAGACCTGTTTAGGTAG
- a CDS encoding MFS transporter, producing MKVRYRVLSGLFLLSTITYLDRVCMNVVSKYVKADLHLDNQQFGWILGAFSLSYALFEIPTGSLGDSIGPRRVLTRVVLWWSGFTALTGTAFNFLYLLIVRFLFGIGEAGAYPNASIVIARWFPAVEVGRAQSVIWAAGRLGGALTPLLVIPLVHWAGWRWAFGLLGLLGVLWAIIWYIWFRDEPAEKAGISEAEVQEIEQGRRIKQSDHRIPWTTIIRNPDLWALMLMCHLFFYGSYFFTNWSSVYFQEGRGLSEDQTKNFISFSYFLGAVGCLVGGILSDSLTKRYGLKIGRRAVGVGGLGLSSLFFLLAGLTTDNELAGYLLAICVLTKDLALPVAFAVCVDIGQRNAGTVTGSMNFAGQLGGFFITILFGIIVEQTKNFNYPLFMIAGCLLVSALLWLRIDPTKPVTIK from the coding sequence ATGAAAGTCCGTTACCGTGTTCTCTCCGGTTTATTTCTGCTCTCAACCATTACCTACCTCGACCGCGTTTGCATGAACGTAGTGAGCAAATACGTTAAAGCGGACTTACATCTCGACAATCAGCAATTCGGCTGGATTCTGGGCGCGTTCTCCCTGTCGTACGCGTTGTTTGAAATACCAACGGGTTCACTCGGCGATAGCATTGGCCCCCGGCGGGTACTTACGCGGGTGGTGCTGTGGTGGTCGGGGTTTACGGCACTTACGGGCACGGCCTTTAATTTTTTGTACCTCCTGATTGTACGCTTTCTATTCGGTATTGGCGAGGCCGGTGCTTACCCAAATGCATCCATCGTTATTGCCCGCTGGTTTCCGGCCGTTGAAGTAGGCCGGGCGCAATCCGTAATCTGGGCTGCCGGTCGACTGGGTGGTGCCTTAACGCCTTTGCTGGTCATTCCGTTAGTACACTGGGCTGGCTGGCGCTGGGCGTTTGGATTGCTGGGCCTATTAGGTGTATTGTGGGCTATAATCTGGTACATCTGGTTTCGCGATGAACCCGCAGAAAAAGCAGGCATCAGTGAGGCCGAAGTGCAGGAAATTGAGCAGGGCCGACGGATCAAACAATCCGACCATCGAATTCCCTGGACAACCATTATCCGCAACCCCGATTTATGGGCCCTGATGCTGATGTGCCACCTGTTTTTCTATGGCTCGTACTTCTTCACGAACTGGTCGTCGGTTTATTTTCAGGAAGGGCGTGGTTTGAGCGAAGATCAAACCAAAAACTTCATCTCCTTCTCCTACTTCCTCGGCGCGGTAGGTTGCCTGGTCGGTGGTATACTCAGCGATTCGCTGACGAAACGATATGGGCTCAAAATTGGCCGTCGGGCGGTGGGCGTTGGTGGACTGGGGCTGTCGAGCCTGTTTTTCCTGCTGGCGGGGTTAACGACTGATAACGAGCTAGCGGGTTACCTGCTCGCCATATGCGTGCTCACGAAAGATCTGGCCTTGCCCGTGGCCTTTGCCGTGTGTGTCGACATTGGTCAGCGCAACGCGGGTACCGTAACGGGCTCCATGAATTTCGCAGGGCAGTTGGGAGGCTTTTTCATTACCATTCTGTTTGGTATTATTGTTGAGCAAACCAAGAACTTCAACTATCCCCTGTTCATGATTGCAGGCTGTTTGCTGGTGAGTGCGCTGCTGTGGTTGCGTATTGATCCCACAAAGCCGGTAACGATCAAGTAG
- a CDS encoding efflux RND transporter periplasmic adaptor subunit, producing the protein MKINILALLSIITAVTSCGPKPTPEVAGAFMLSDTMMHRIRLDSATIQPIRSELTLVGKVVADENRVIKVFPLVGGNVEDVKVELGDYVHKGQTLASIRSGEVADLERQAIQAQSDLLLAEKNLRVAQDLFETKLTSQREVVAAQKEVEKAQAEANRVKEVSQIYGIGKSSMYTVKAPIDGYVIEKNINRDMQLRSDNADNLFTIGQISQVWVLANVNESDIGQVRTGMEASVQTLSYPDENFSGKVDKIYTVLDPNTKAMTIRIRLNNQGLKLRPEMHATVTLRYEDGGQLATVPSDAVIFDRSKQYVMVFRSRSDIETREVDILKSLGDRAYIKQGIKAGEKVISKNQLLVYNALNN; encoded by the coding sequence ATGAAAATCAACATCTTAGCATTACTCAGCATCATAACGGCCGTTACCTCCTGCGGCCCTAAACCTACCCCGGAAGTAGCCGGGGCCTTTATGCTCTCCGATACGATGATGCACCGCATCCGGCTGGATAGTGCCACCATCCAGCCCATTCGAAGCGAGCTAACGCTGGTGGGCAAGGTGGTAGCCGACGAAAATCGGGTCATCAAGGTGTTCCCGCTGGTAGGTGGTAACGTGGAGGACGTGAAGGTGGAGTTGGGCGATTATGTCCACAAAGGGCAAACGCTGGCGTCTATCCGGTCGGGGGAGGTAGCGGATCTGGAACGCCAGGCGATTCAGGCGCAATCGGATCTGTTACTGGCCGAAAAAAACCTACGGGTAGCCCAGGATTTGTTTGAGACTAAACTTACCTCCCAACGCGAAGTAGTAGCCGCTCAGAAAGAGGTGGAAAAAGCGCAGGCAGAAGCCAACCGGGTAAAGGAGGTATCACAGATTTACGGTATTGGCAAATCGTCCATGTACACCGTAAAAGCGCCCATTGACGGCTATGTAATCGAAAAAAACATCAACCGCGATATGCAACTCCGCTCCGATAATGCAGATAATCTCTTTACCATTGGCCAGATCAGCCAGGTGTGGGTGCTGGCCAACGTCAACGAAAGCGATATCGGCCAGGTACGCACGGGTATGGAAGCCAGCGTGCAAACGCTGAGCTACCCCGACGAGAATTTCAGTGGGAAAGTCGATAAAATCTATACGGTACTGGACCCCAATACAAAGGCAATGACCATCCGGATTCGGCTCAACAACCAGGGCCTGAAACTCCGGCCAGAGATGCACGCTACCGTAACCCTGCGCTATGAAGACGGCGGTCAACTGGCTACTGTGCCCTCAGATGCGGTCATCTTCGATCGCTCCAAGCAGTACGTCATGGTCTTCCGAAGCCGATCAGATATTGAAACCCGCGAAGTGGATATCCTCAAATCGCTGGGCGACCGGGCCTACATCAAGCAGGGCATTAAAGCCGGCGAAAAAGTCATTTCCAAAAATCAGTTGCTGGTTTACAACGCACTTAATAATTAA